In a single window of the Bacillus clarus genome:
- a CDS encoding DsrE/DsrF/DrsH-like family protein has protein sequence MEESKVEEKKKTTIVLFSGDYDKAMAAYIIANGAAAYDQEVTIFHTFWGLNALRKDEHVKVKKNLLEKLFGKMMPRGANKMGLSKMNFAGMGPKMIKQVMKKHNAMPLPDLIDMAKEQGIKLVACQMTVDLLGLKEEEIMADVEFAGVGVYLADASDGNVNLFI, from the coding sequence ATGGAGGAGAGCAAAGTGGAAGAAAAGAAAAAGACGACAATTGTTTTATTTAGCGGAGATTATGATAAAGCAATGGCAGCTTATATTATTGCAAATGGTGCAGCGGCGTACGATCAAGAAGTGACTATTTTTCACACGTTTTGGGGATTAAATGCGCTAAGGAAAGATGAGCATGTAAAAGTGAAGAAAAACTTGTTAGAGAAGTTATTTGGAAAGATGATGCCGCGCGGTGCAAATAAGATGGGATTATCGAAAATGAACTTTGCAGGTATGGGACCGAAAATGATAAAACAAGTTATGAAGAAGCATAATGCAATGCCTTTGCCGGACTTAATTGATATGGCAAAAGAGCAAGGAATTAAGTTAGTAGCTTGTCAAATGACGGTAGATTTATTAGGGTTAAAAGAGGAAGAGATTATGGCAGATGTAGAATTTGCAGGAGTAGGTGTATATTTAGCTGATGCTTCAGATGGAAATGTGAATTTGTTTATTTAA
- a CDS encoding metal-sensitive transcriptional regulator, producing MEYNQDMKNRLKRIEGQVRGVLRMIEEGKDCREVITQLTASRSALDRTIGLIVGTNLEQCLREQFEKGNGSNEDLIKEAVQLLVKSR from the coding sequence GTGGAATACAATCAAGATATGAAAAACAGATTGAAACGTATTGAAGGTCAAGTTCGTGGTGTACTGCGGATGATTGAAGAGGGAAAAGATTGCCGAGAGGTTATTACACAGTTAACGGCATCTCGTTCTGCATTGGATCGTACAATTGGATTAATTGTAGGAACAAATTTAGAGCAATGTTTGCGTGAACAGTTTGAAAAAGGGAATGGATCAAATGAAGATTTAATTAAAGAAGCTGTTCAATTACTAGTGAAAAGTAGATAA
- a CDS encoding 3D domain-containing protein: MELLQDVNTLLRMLCNFVISSNKKIMVAIMRSTKTNAMEAIMKKFMGIATAAVFGLGIFTTSAKAETIVTTDVLNVRENPTTESKVVGKVLDGYKVNVLHTENGWSKVKLNSGKEAFISADFTKDIYYVTANVLNVRAGANTDSEILGKLKKDDVIETTHQVQNDWIQFEYNGKTAYVHVPYLTGKAPVKVQPAVKAEKVTKVQDTAKVREAVKAQEAAEAQATAKAREAVKAQEAAEAQAAAKAQAAAKAQEAVKAQEAAKAQEAAEAQAAAKAQEAAKAREAAKAQEAAEAQAAAKAQEAAKARKAAEAQAAAEARQAAKTQKPATQQPVAKETETNTPAGARELTVVATAYTADPAENGYKPGEHVKSAMGHNLTTNPNMKLIAVDPNVIPLGSKVWVEGYGVAIAGDTGGAIKGNRIDVLFGSKDESSTWGRKTVKVKILN; encoded by the coding sequence ATGGAATTATTACAGGATGTTAATACCCTATTACGAATGCTTTGTAATTTTGTGATTTCCTCAAATAAGAAAATAATGGTTGCTATAATGAGGTCAACGAAAACAAATGCAATGGAGGCTATTATGAAAAAATTTATGGGTATAGCAACAGCAGCAGTTTTTGGTCTTGGGATTTTCACAACATCTGCTAAAGCAGAAACTATCGTAACAACTGATGTATTAAATGTACGAGAAAACCCAACTACTGAATCAAAAGTTGTCGGTAAAGTATTAGATGGATATAAAGTAAATGTTTTACATACAGAAAATGGATGGTCAAAAGTTAAATTAAATAGTGGTAAAGAGGCTTTCATAAGTGCTGACTTTACAAAAGATATTTACTACGTAACAGCAAACGTATTAAACGTACGTGCTGGTGCGAATACAGATTCAGAGATTCTTGGTAAATTGAAAAAAGATGATGTAATCGAAACAACTCACCAAGTACAAAATGATTGGATCCAATTTGAATATAACGGAAAAACAGCTTATGTACATGTTCCTTACTTAACAGGTAAAGCGCCAGTTAAAGTTCAGCCAGCAGTTAAAGCTGAAAAAGTAACTAAAGTTCAAGATACGGCTAAAGTTCGTGAAGCAGTTAAAGCTCAAGAGGCAGCTGAAGCTCAAGCAACAGCTAAAGCTCGTGAAGCAGTTAAAGCCCAAGAGGCAGCTGAAGCTCAAGCAGCAGCTAAAGCTCAAGCAGCAGCTAAAGCTCAAGAGGCAGTTAAAGCTCAAGAGGCAGCTAAAGCTCAAGAAGCGGCTGAAGCTCAAGCAGCAGCTAAAGCTCAAGAGGCAGCTAAAGCTCGTGAAGCGGCTAAAGCTCAGGAAGCGGCTGAAGCTCAAGCAGCAGCTAAAGCTCAAGAGGCAGCTAAAGCTCGTAAAGCGGCTGAAGCTCAAGCAGCGGCTGAAGCCCGTCAAGCTGCTAAAACTCAAAAACCAGCAACACAACAACCTGTTGCTAAAGAAACTGAAACGAACACACCAGCCGGTGCTCGTGAGTTAACAGTTGTAGCAACAGCTTACACGGCAGATCCCGCTGAAAATGGTTACAAGCCAGGAGAACATGTAAAATCAGCAATGGGACATAACTTAACAACAAATCCAAACATGAAACTAATTGCAGTTGATCCAAACGTGATTCCATTAGGTTCAAAAGTATGGGTAGAGGGTTACGGAGTAGCAATCGCTGGTGATACTGGTGGCGCAATTAAAGGTAACCGTATTGACGTTCTATTTGGTTCAAAAGATGAATCAAGTACTTGGGGACGTAAAACAGTTAAAGTAAAAATTTTAAACTAA
- a CDS encoding DUF3238 domain-containing protein, with protein sequence MTNIVKIRASVFIPMSWTEAKKDMETGKVIQFEGDSREFTPHAVNTMRSRVEQEVVVDFYKEEVFSYANTGITTEKVTNPDGSVNKRTGKASTENIVCTHIIWSSDGVQFKMSASASNPLNVYAPPVDYLLTVCVKKDGSIDIQGEHDGFPCFEFYKQVDFGSFEQIYTHDFRETGDTAAALGGDMDYSFTKSL encoded by the coding sequence ATGACTAATATCGTTAAAATTAGAGCCAGTGTATTTATTCCAATGTCTTGGACTGAAGCTAAAAAGGATATGGAAACAGGAAAAGTAATCCAATTCGAAGGTGATTCACGTGAATTTACACCACATGCGGTAAATACTATGCGCTCTAGAGTTGAGCAAGAGGTAGTAGTGGATTTTTATAAAGAAGAAGTGTTTTCATATGCGAACACGGGTATTACGACAGAGAAGGTTACAAACCCAGACGGTTCTGTGAATAAAAGAACAGGAAAAGCGAGTACTGAAAATATTGTGTGTACTCATATTATATGGAGTTCTGACGGTGTGCAATTCAAAATGAGTGCAAGCGCTAGTAATCCATTAAATGTATATGCACCTCCTGTAGATTATTTATTAACTGTATGTGTGAAAAAGGATGGTAGTATCGATATTCAAGGAGAACATGATGGATTCCCTTGTTTTGAATTTTATAAGCAAGTAGATTTCGGTTCATTTGAACAAATTTATACACATGACTTTAGAGAAACTGGTGATACAGCTGCAGCGTTAGGTGGCGACATGGATTATAGTTTTACAAAGAGTTTATAA
- a CDS encoding LCP family protein, which produces MEQNPSLQKNTRNKPKQGKKKTKIIISIILLFLIIGGGYTWFLVNKASSAIRNAAHDLARGNKSDLRDKAVKPITNNVSVLIMGVDESDVRGKEYGEAIRTDALLLATFNKDSKTVKLLSIPRDTYTYIPIEKKKDKITHAHAFGSAKNGKNGGPQASIDAVEKLLNVPVDYFVKFNFKSFIKIVDDLGGIEVDVPVEFTEQDSNDNAEAIHLEKGIQKLNGEEALALARTRHVDSDAMRGQRQQLVIEAILKKLTSVGSVTKVGDIIDDINGQFVTNLTFDDMLSFYKYGSDSSIEKLQITGDDCYMARGDDTCSKSAGGGRTYYYKPDEKALTTTTNELRTHLGLPEYKSSNSDTKKTNTEKTKESESESTKESKSGNNKHESSNRDNKNNEEDTETSSNNNE; this is translated from the coding sequence ATGGAGCAAAACCCATCTTTGCAAAAAAATACACGAAATAAGCCGAAACAAGGAAAGAAAAAAACAAAGATTATTATAAGCATTATTCTATTATTTTTAATAATAGGCGGCGGTTATACTTGGTTTTTAGTAAATAAAGCATCTTCTGCTATTCGAAATGCCGCTCACGACTTAGCACGCGGTAATAAATCTGATTTACGTGATAAGGCTGTAAAACCTATTACGAATAACGTATCTGTATTAATAATGGGCGTTGATGAAAGCGACGTCCGTGGGAAAGAATATGGTGAAGCTATAAGAACTGATGCATTATTACTTGCAACATTTAATAAAGATAGCAAAACTGTAAAACTTTTAAGTATTCCACGAGACACATATACTTATATCCCAATAGAAAAGAAAAAAGATAAGATTACACATGCTCATGCATTTGGTTCAGCTAAAAATGGAAAAAACGGTGGACCACAAGCGAGTATTGATGCAGTTGAAAAATTACTAAATGTTCCTGTCGATTACTTTGTAAAATTTAACTTCAAATCATTTATAAAAATTGTTGATGATCTAGGAGGCATCGAAGTCGATGTACCAGTTGAATTTACTGAACAAGACAGCAATGATAACGCTGAGGCAATTCACCTGGAAAAAGGTATTCAAAAGTTAAATGGCGAGGAAGCTCTTGCTCTTGCTCGAACACGACACGTTGATAGTGATGCGATGCGTGGACAACGTCAACAACTCGTTATTGAAGCGATTTTGAAAAAGCTTACAAGTGTTGGATCTGTAACAAAAGTAGGCGATATTATCGATGACATTAACGGACAATTCGTTACAAACTTAACATTTGATGATATGCTTTCATTCTATAAATACGGGTCAGACTCTTCTATTGAGAAGTTACAAATTACAGGCGACGACTGCTACATGGCGAGAGGCGATGATACATGCAGTAAGTCTGCTGGCGGTGGAAGAACATATTACTACAAACCAGATGAGAAGGCCTTAACAACTACAACGAATGAACTTCGTACTCACCTTGGGTTACCTGAATATAAATCATCCAACTCTGATACGAAAAAAACAAATACAGAGAAAACAAAAGAATCTGAGTCTGAGAGTACAAAAGAGTCCAAGTCTGGAAATAATAAACATGAATCAAGTAACAGAGACAATAAAAATAACGAAGAAGATACAGAAACATCATCTAATAATAACGAATAA
- a CDS encoding sulfurtransferase TusA family protein gives MSIKVDTSLDCKGLACPMPIVRTKKAMERLESGQVIEVEATDKGSTADIQSWANKVGHQFIGTKQEGDIFKHYVRKVHEHEMKEVVKYPHTITNEELQAKLLEGEECTIIDVREAAEFAFGHILSAISIPLGELEHAMLDAKKPIYVICRTGNRSDVACQLLREKGFSNVKNVIPGMLQWQGNIKQ, from the coding sequence ATGAGTATAAAAGTTGATACAAGTTTAGATTGCAAAGGTTTGGCCTGTCCGATGCCGATTGTGAGAACGAAGAAGGCGATGGAACGATTAGAATCAGGGCAAGTTATTGAAGTAGAAGCGACGGATAAAGGTTCTACGGCAGATATTCAAAGTTGGGCGAATAAAGTAGGGCATCAATTTATTGGAACGAAGCAAGAGGGAGATATATTCAAACATTATGTAAGAAAAGTGCATGAACATGAAATGAAGGAAGTTGTGAAATATCCTCATACGATAACGAATGAGGAATTGCAGGCTAAATTGTTAGAGGGGGAAGAGTGTACCATAATAGATGTTCGCGAAGCAGCGGAATTTGCCTTCGGTCACATTCTATCTGCCATTTCGATTCCATTAGGTGAATTGGAACATGCTATGCTAGATGCTAAGAAACCAATCTATGTTATTTGTCGCACAGGTAATCGTAGTGATGTAGCGTGTCAATTGTTACGAGAGAAAGGTTTTTCAAATGTGAAAAATGTTATTCCAGGCATGTTACAGTGGCAAGGGAATATAAAACAATAA
- a CDS encoding Na/Pi cotransporter family protein, giving the protein MEFNVQDMVFQFIGGLGIFLFGIKYMGDGLQQAAGDRLRDILDRFTTNPLMGVLAGMLVTVLIQSSSGTTALTVGLVSAGFMTLRQAIGVIMGANIGTTVTAFIIGIKIGEYALPIMAVGAILLFFFKNKKVQSLGQVVFGFGMLFFGLELMSTGMKPLRSLESFQELTVSMSNSPVLGIIVGTVFTLIVQSSSATIGILQELFGQGAIDLQAALPVLFGDNIGTTITAVLAAIGTSIAARRAALVHVIFNIVGTIIFTILLVPFTNLIHYFQTSLNLNPEMTIAFAHGTFNVTNTIIQFPFIAVLAWIVTKIIRGEDSAIDCKPQHLNPIFIEQSPAIALTEAQKEIVRMAEFSLHGLKEANQFLNTQEKKHADMATQLEGAINNLDKKITEYLVLLSEKPLSSIESEKHSVLAGVVGDIERVGDHVENLVELVDFQISNRVKLSDEALAELNEMLELTISTLQDAIHALMNFDTELAQTVIAKERKIDQMERVLRKRHVLRLNERSCSGDASIIFVDMVSNLERIGDHAVNIADGVLGEQGKIALKQSL; this is encoded by the coding sequence GTGGAATTTAATGTTCAAGATATGGTCTTCCAATTTATTGGTGGATTAGGTATTTTCTTATTCGGAATTAAATACATGGGCGATGGACTGCAACAAGCAGCTGGAGATCGTCTTCGTGATATTCTCGATCGCTTTACAACAAACCCACTTATGGGTGTACTAGCAGGTATGTTAGTTACTGTATTAATTCAATCTAGTTCAGGAACAACAGCTTTAACAGTCGGACTTGTAAGTGCTGGATTTATGACATTAAGACAAGCTATCGGTGTTATTATGGGTGCCAACATTGGTACGACAGTTACTGCGTTTATTATCGGAATTAAAATCGGAGAATATGCTCTCCCAATCATGGCAGTCGGAGCTATTTTATTATTCTTCTTTAAAAATAAAAAAGTACAATCTTTAGGACAAGTTGTTTTCGGTTTTGGTATGTTATTCTTCGGCTTAGAATTAATGAGTACAGGTATGAAACCTCTTCGTTCTCTAGAGTCATTCCAAGAATTAACAGTTAGTATGAGCAATAGTCCAGTTTTAGGAATTATCGTCGGTACAGTATTTACTTTAATTGTACAGAGTTCAAGCGCAACAATTGGTATTTTACAAGAACTATTCGGTCAAGGTGCCATTGATTTACAAGCTGCTCTTCCTGTATTATTCGGTGATAATATCGGAACAACAATTACAGCTGTATTAGCAGCAATTGGTACTTCTATTGCAGCAAGACGTGCAGCATTAGTTCACGTTATCTTCAATATCGTAGGTACAATTATCTTTACAATTTTATTAGTACCATTTACAAACTTAATTCACTATTTCCAAACATCATTAAATTTAAATCCAGAAATGACAATTGCTTTTGCACACGGAACATTTAACGTAACGAATACAATTATCCAGTTCCCATTCATTGCAGTGTTAGCATGGATTGTCACAAAAATTATTCGCGGCGAAGATTCTGCTATTGATTGTAAACCGCAACATTTAAACCCAATTTTCATTGAACAATCTCCTGCTATCGCACTAACAGAAGCGCAAAAAGAGATTGTTCGTATGGCTGAGTTTTCGCTGCATGGTCTAAAAGAAGCAAACCAGTTTTTAAATACACAAGAAAAGAAACACGCTGATATGGCTACTCAATTAGAAGGAGCTATTAACAATTTAGATAAAAAAATTACCGAGTATTTAGTTTTACTATCAGAAAAACCACTTTCATCTATAGAATCTGAAAAGCATTCTGTCCTAGCAGGTGTTGTGGGTGATATTGAACGTGTGGGAGATCACGTAGAAAATCTTGTGGAACTTGTGGACTTCCAAATTTCTAACCGTGTTAAGCTATCGGACGAGGCACTTGCTGAATTAAACGAAATGCTTGAATTAACAATTTCAACATTACAAGATGCAATCCATGCTTTAATGAACTTCGATACTGAGCTAGCACAAACGGTTATTGCAAAAGAACGTAAGATTGATCAAATGGAACGCGTTCTACGCAAACGCCACGTATTACGTCTAAACGAGCGTAGCTGCTCAGGTGATGCGAGCATTATTTTCGTTGATATGGTAAGTAATTTAGAACGTATCGGCGATCACGCTGTAAACATCGCAGATGGAGTTTTAGGTGAGCAAGGAAAAATCGCTCTAAAACAATCACTATAA
- a CDS encoding PD-(D/E)XK nuclease family transposase translates to MSNQLVNLRIDFAFKHLFGTSGSEEILILFLNAMLKDAIITSQ, encoded by the coding sequence GTGTCGAATCAATTAGTAAACTTGCGTATTGATTTTGCGTTTAAACACTTATTTGGTACAAGCGGTAGTGAGGAGATTTTAATTTTATTTTTAAATGCGATGTTAAAAGATGCTATTATTACCAGCCAATGA
- a CDS encoding sulfite exporter TauE/SafE family protein: protein MSFSFMLLLFVIGFIGSFISGMVGIGGAVINYPMILYIPVVLGFAGYTAHEVSGITAVQVFFATFAGAWAYRKSNDMDKTLVVYMGASILMGSFIGSFGANVLDEHAVNIVYTVLATIAAIMMFIPKQNSCEDLKGVTYNRWLASMLAFIVGSASGIIGAGGAFLLVPIMLVVLKRSIRTTIATSIAITFISSIGITVGKVVTGQVVAIPALIVAVASLIASPLGARIGKRMNQKVLQYVLSTLIVGTAIKMWIDMILK, encoded by the coding sequence ATGAGTTTTAGTTTTATGTTGTTACTTTTTGTCATTGGTTTTATAGGATCATTTATATCAGGGATGGTTGGGATTGGTGGAGCCGTTATTAATTACCCAATGATCTTATATATTCCGGTAGTACTGGGGTTTGCAGGTTATACAGCGCATGAAGTGAGCGGTATTACAGCGGTGCAAGTGTTTTTTGCAACTTTTGCAGGTGCGTGGGCATATCGGAAAAGTAATGATATGGATAAGACGTTAGTAGTTTATATGGGAGCTAGCATATTAATGGGAAGCTTCATAGGAAGCTTTGGTGCTAATGTGTTAGATGAACATGCTGTAAATATCGTTTATACTGTGTTAGCTACTATTGCGGCTATTATGATGTTTATACCAAAACAAAATAGCTGTGAGGATTTAAAAGGTGTCACATATAATAGATGGCTAGCAAGTATGTTAGCATTTATTGTAGGAAGTGCCTCAGGAATTATCGGTGCAGGCGGTGCCTTTCTTTTAGTTCCGATTATGCTAGTCGTTTTAAAACGATCAATACGTACGACCATTGCAACGTCGATAGCCATCACTTTTATTTCTTCAATCGGAATTACTGTGGGTAAAGTAGTTACCGGGCAGGTCGTTGCCATTCCAGCTCTTATTGTAGCTGTTGCAAGTTTAATTGCATCACCGCTTGGAGCACGTATAGGGAAGCGAATGAATCAAAAAGTTTTACAATATGTATTATCTACCTTAATTGTAGGTACTGCTATAAAGATGTGGATTGATATGATATTGAAGTAA
- a CDS encoding YhdH/YhfP family quinone oxidoreductase: MNHTPFRTILVNEKEENQFERDVVKRAISDLPEGEVLIHVQYSSLNYKDELSATGNKGVTRKYPHTPGIDAAGEVISSENPSLKKGDQVIVTGYDLGMNTSGGFGEYICVPADWVVPLPVGMSLKESMMYGTAGFTAALSVYKLMEAGIFSNMGRILVTGATGGVGSVAVSILAKLGYDVVGVTGKIEEKDMLLSLGAKEVIQREEMNDRSGRPMLKGIYAGVIDTVGGNILASALKVVRYGGCVTTCGNVAGHELQTTVFPFILRGISLLGIDSVQCPMDVRRKVWVLLANEWKNLELLSYTAECTLEELNEKFELILQGKLKGRTVINMK; encoded by the coding sequence ATGAACCATACACCATTCCGAACGATTCTTGTAAATGAGAAGGAAGAAAATCAATTTGAAAGAGATGTTGTAAAAAGAGCAATAAGCGATTTACCTGAAGGAGAAGTGTTAATACATGTTCAGTATTCTTCATTGAATTATAAAGATGAACTTTCAGCTACTGGTAATAAAGGTGTGACAAGAAAATATCCACATACACCGGGAATTGACGCGGCAGGAGAGGTTATTAGTAGCGAAAATCCTTCTTTGAAGAAAGGTGACCAAGTTATTGTGACTGGATATGATTTGGGAATGAATACATCTGGTGGCTTTGGAGAGTATATTTGTGTGCCAGCTGATTGGGTTGTTCCTTTACCTGTAGGAATGTCTTTGAAAGAAAGTATGATGTATGGAACAGCGGGATTTACAGCTGCTTTATCAGTATATAAGTTAATGGAAGCGGGAATTTTTTCTAATATGGGAAGGATTTTAGTAACTGGTGCAACCGGCGGAGTAGGTAGTGTAGCGGTTAGTATTTTAGCGAAACTAGGATATGATGTAGTAGGTGTAACAGGAAAGATAGAAGAGAAAGATATGCTGCTAAGTTTAGGTGCAAAAGAGGTTATCCAGCGTGAAGAGATGAATGATAGATCAGGAAGACCAATGTTAAAGGGCATATATGCGGGAGTAATTGATACAGTGGGCGGAAATATATTAGCAAGTGCTTTAAAAGTTGTGAGGTACGGAGGCTGTGTAACGACATGTGGTAACGTTGCAGGGCATGAACTTCAAACGACTGTATTTCCTTTTATTTTGCGTGGTATTAGTCTTCTAGGAATCGATTCTGTTCAATGTCCAATGGATGTGAGACGGAAAGTGTGGGTATTGTTAGCGAATGAGTGGAAAAACTTAGAGTTATTATCGTATACAGCAGAGTGTACGTTAGAAGAATTAAATGAAAAGTTTGAGCTTATATTGCAAGGGAAGTTAAAGGGAAGAACAGTTATAAATATGAAGTGA
- a CDS encoding sulfurtransferase TusA family protein, which translates to MMNVKQVLDAKGLACPVPIVRTKKAMDTLQLGEVLEVHTTDKGAVKDIPAWAKTGGHEMLKHVEEDGVLKFWIKKA; encoded by the coding sequence ATGATGAATGTAAAACAAGTATTAGATGCGAAAGGTTTAGCATGTCCGGTTCCGATTGTAAGAACGAAGAAAGCGATGGATACTTTACAATTAGGAGAAGTATTAGAAGTGCACACAACGGATAAAGGTGCGGTAAAAGATATTCCAGCGTGGGCAAAAACAGGTGGTCATGAAATGTTAAAACATGTAGAAGAAGATGGTGTGTTGAAATTTTGGATTAAGAAAGCGTAA
- a CDS encoding DUF871 domain-containing protein yields the protein MKRLGISIYPEHSTVEKDKEYLTLASQYGFTRVFTCLLSVDGEKEKIIEEFKETISHANELGFQVLVDISPVVFEQLGISYHDLSFFHELGAYGIRLDVGFSGLEESIMTYNPYGLKIEINMSNGTKYVDNIMSHRPNRENLIGCHNFYPHRYSGLSYDHFIKCSKQFKDCGMRTAAFITSFDATYGPWPVTEGLCTLEQHRELPMTTQAKHLFATELIDDVIIANAYASEEELKALGELNKDKQTFDIELYETTTELERIIVLEEPHFYRGDVSEYMVRSTQSRVKYKKEEFKPHNTIVIRRGDILIDNEQYGQYKGELQIALKDMVNTGKTNVVGRIIEEEIFLLDYLQAWDKFRFMLKK from the coding sequence ATGAAACGATTAGGTATTTCTATTTATCCAGAACACTCGACAGTAGAGAAAGATAAAGAATATTTAACCCTAGCGAGTCAATACGGCTTTACACGTGTATTCACATGTTTATTATCTGTAGATGGAGAGAAAGAGAAAATCATTGAAGAATTTAAGGAAACGATTTCTCATGCAAATGAATTAGGTTTCCAAGTATTAGTGGATATTAGTCCGGTTGTTTTTGAACAACTCGGAATTTCTTATCATGATTTATCGTTCTTCCATGAATTGGGTGCATACGGTATTCGTTTAGATGTCGGTTTCTCAGGGCTAGAAGAATCAATTATGACATATAATCCGTACGGCTTAAAAATCGAGATTAATATGAGTAATGGTACGAAATATGTTGATAACATTATGAGCCATAGACCAAATCGTGAGAATTTAATTGGTTGTCATAATTTTTATCCACATCGTTATTCAGGCCTATCATATGACCACTTCATTAAGTGTTCGAAACAGTTTAAAGATTGCGGTATGAGAACAGCTGCTTTTATTACATCATTTGATGCAACATACGGACCGTGGCCAGTAACAGAAGGGCTATGTACGTTAGAACAGCATCGTGAATTACCGATGACAACGCAGGCGAAGCATTTATTTGCAACAGAATTAATTGATGATGTTATTATTGCAAATGCTTACGCGTCAGAAGAAGAATTAAAGGCGCTTGGAGAATTAAATAAAGATAAGCAAACATTTGATATAGAATTATATGAAACAACAACGGAGTTAGAAAGAATTATTGTATTAGAGGAACCTCATTTTTATCGCGGGGATGTATCTGAATATATGGTTCGTTCTACACAAAGTCGTGTGAAATATAAAAAAGAAGAGTTTAAACCTCACAATACGATAGTAATTAGACGAGGCGATATTTTAATTGATAATGAACAATACGGTCAGTATAAGGGCGAACTGCAAATCGCATTAAAAGATATGGTGAATACAGGGAAAACAAATGTTGTTGGCCGAATTATAGAGGAAGAGATTTTCTTATTAGATTATTTACAAGCATGGGATAAGTTTAGATTTATGTTAAAGAAATAA
- a CDS encoding MBL fold metallo-hydrolase, translating into MGVKPMQAQYAAERVLFGELFILDVRNEADYAEWKIEGKQISSINRPYFDLLDGVDHILDELPKDKDVLVVCAKEGSSQFIAEQMLEAGLEKVYYLAGGMKAWSEYVKPVKVGDFKDGGSIYQFNRLGKGCLSYMVISNGEAAVIDAVRTIEAYEEFAKEQGAVITNVMDTHLHADHISGGRKLAEKVGGTYWLPPKDAEEVIFSYEPLVEGAVITVGGTRIHIEAIYSPGHTIGSTSFIVDNAYLLSGDILFVDSIGRPDLAGKAEDWVSDLRSTLYNRYKELFQGLIVLPAHYSKISEMDERGIVSADLKKLFKNNAGLNINDEAEFHKIVTENLPPQPNAYEEIRQTNMGRIHPSVEEEREMEIGPNRCAVHA; encoded by the coding sequence ATGGGTGTTAAGCCTATGCAAGCACAATATGCGGCAGAGAGAGTTTTATTTGGAGAGTTATTTATTTTGGATGTTCGTAATGAAGCGGACTATGCGGAATGGAAAATTGAAGGAAAACAAATTTCTTCGATTAACAGACCTTACTTTGATTTATTAGATGGTGTAGATCATATTTTAGATGAACTACCGAAGGATAAAGATGTTTTAGTTGTATGTGCAAAAGAAGGGTCTTCTCAGTTTATCGCAGAGCAGATGCTAGAGGCTGGATTGGAAAAGGTTTATTATTTAGCTGGTGGTATGAAAGCTTGGAGTGAATATGTGAAGCCAGTGAAAGTAGGTGATTTCAAAGATGGAGGAAGTATATATCAATTTAATCGCCTTGGAAAAGGATGTTTATCTTACATGGTTATTTCAAATGGCGAAGCAGCGGTAATTGATGCGGTGAGAACGATTGAAGCGTACGAAGAGTTTGCGAAAGAGCAAGGGGCTGTCATTACGAATGTGATGGATACACATTTACATGCAGATCATATTTCTGGTGGGCGCAAGTTAGCTGAAAAAGTGGGTGGTACGTATTGGTTGCCTCCAAAAGATGCGGAAGAAGTTATTTTCTCTTATGAACCGCTTGTAGAAGGTGCTGTTATTACGGTAGGGGGTACACGAATTCATATTGAGGCCATTTATTCACCAGGGCATACGATTGGCAGTACATCATTTATTGTAGATAACGCTTATTTATTATCAGGTGATATTTTATTTGTAGACTCTATCGGGCGTCCAGATCTTGCAGGGAAGGCTGAAGATTGGGTGAGTGATTTACGTAGCACGTTATATAACCGTTATAAAGAATTATTTCAAGGTTTAATTGTCTTGCCAGCTCATTATTCGAAAATAAGTGAAATGGATGAGAGAGGTATTGTGAGTGCGGATTTAAAAAAGTTATTTAAGAATAATGCGGGGCTAAATATTAATGATGAGGCAGAGTTTCATAAAATTGTTACAGAGAATTTACCGCCTCAGCCAAATGCATATGAAGAAATTCGTCAAACGAATATGGGAAGAATTCATCCAAGCGTAGAAGAAGAGCGTGAAATGGAGATTGGCCCCAATCGTTGTGCTGTTCACGCGTAA